The genome window TTTATGGTTATGTCTCCAATGGGAGATATACTAATGAAATCGTTAAGCCTAAAACCTGCTCATTTTGGTTTGGTCGTTTCTGCTTATGCTTTTAGTGCCGGTATTTCAGGGTTGCTTACAGCTGGCTTTGCAGATAAATTCGACCGAAAAAAATTACTATTATTCTTCTATGCTGGTTTTATCGCAGGAACTATTTTATGCGGTATAGTTACAACTTATCCTTTATTAGTAGCAGCACGAATAATTACAGGACTTTTTGGAGGCGTTATAGGTTCAATTTCTATGGCGATAGTTGCCGATTTATTTACACTGCAGCAGCGCGGTCGCGTGATGGGTTTTATACAGATGGGATTTGGCGCCAGCCAGATTTTAGGAATACCAATCGGATTATATATTGCTAATGCCTGGGGCTGGCATGCACCATTTCTCTGGGTTGCTGGAATGGCAGGAATTGTAGCTTTAATAATAGCTGTAAAATTAAAACCAATTATAAAACACTTAGAAATACAATCAGATAAGTCCGCTTTTAAACACTTACTGCATACCATTAGCAAAAAAGACTATCGGGTTGGATTTACTGCCACAGCATTACTTTCAATCGGAGGTTTTATGATGATGCCTTTTGGCAGTGCTTTTGCAATAAACAATTTACACATCACAGAAAATCAATTACCTATGATTTTTATGATTGCAGGCATAGCAACACTGGTAGTAATGCCGTTAATTGGAAAAATAAGCGACCGAATAGACAAATACAAAATATTTGCGTTTGGCTCCATTTGGACCATTGTAATGATTACCATTTATACAAATCTTGGAGTTACTCCATTTGCAATTGTCGCTGTTATGAATGTACTGATGATGATGGGAATTATGGGGCGTATGGTACCTTCCACAGCTTTGGTAACTGCAATACCTGAAATGCAGGATAGAGGAGCATTTATGAGTATTAATTCATCATTACAGCAGATAGCCGGCGGTATTGCAGCAGCCTTTGCAGGCACAATTGTTGTACAAAAAGACAAATGGAGTCCGCTGGAACATTATGACACTTTAGGAATTATAATTGTCTGCATTTCGGTTATATCCATAATATTGATGTACAGGGTTGATAAACTTGGTAAAAAAAGAGCAAAAGAAAAGACGGAAGATTTTTTTACTGTTAGCGAAATATAATTGCAATAAAATTATTTTACTGATTAAACCATTTATCAAAATATATATCCAACTGCAAACCAAATAAAACCTAATGTATGAAAATTAATTCACCCCTAATTTTAATTTTTACCGTGCTTATCACATTGTCTTGTTCTAAAAATGATGATACACCAACAACACCTGCTAATATTGATGATGATTTGGCTGGACCAATTTCGAGACCCCAAAGCGGTTATGGATCCGATGGAACTTATACTGTTGCCAAAATATCATTCCCAAGTCCACTATATAGCGGAAAAAATGTAGAAATATTTTATCCGAAGGGTATTACCGCTCCAAGACCAACTATCTTTTATTCCCATCCTTTTGGTGGTGAAGAAAGCAGCTACAACATTGGTCTATATGAATTCATTGCCAAAAAAGGTTATGTTGTTGTTTTTGCACCCTACCCGACAACCGGTGTCACTGTAGATGAAAGATACAGCACTTTGTGGGAAAGTTTTAAAAAAGCAGTAACCAATTACCCAAATATTATCGATACTTCCAAAGTGGGGTTCATGGGACATTCCTTTGGTGGCGGCGCTTCTTTCGCATTGGCTCACAAAGCATTTATTAACGAAGGCTGGGGACAAAACGGACGTTTTATTTTTACAATGGCACAATGGTATGCCCATCAAATCACTCAGGAAGATCTGCAGAATTTCCCTGCCAACACTAAACTTATCACCCAAGTCTATGACGACGACGTAACCAATGACCACAGGCTGGCAATTGATATTTTCAAAAACATTGCTATTCCGGATTCAGAAAAAGATTTTATTTTAATCAAAAAAAGTGTTCTCTCATCCTATACATATACAGCCGAACATAACTTACCCAACACACAATCTGCTTATGATGCATATGATTACTATGGCATTTACAGACTATTGGATGCTTTGATCGATTATAGTTTTAACGGAAGTGCTGCTGGTAAAAAAACAGCATTAGGAAATGGTTCTGCAGAGCAGATTACAATGCCAAGCTACAATGGACAGGCATTATCACCTCTAGAAGTAACTGATAATCCAACTGCTCTTTACCCTCAAAGTAAGTATCTATTTCCATGCAATAACGCTAACAACCCAAGAATTGCTAATTGTAAATAAACCACTATGGACAGAAAGTTCATAGTTTTGGTTGGCTGACTAAAAGTCTACAAGGCTGGGTTCCGAAAAATTTATGAGATTGCCACAGATTCACAAAGTAAAATGATTTTAAAATCTGTGAATCTGTGGCAAAAGAATATTTTTCAGAAGCTAAAGTGCATAGTTTTAAACTTTATTTGAGACCAATAACCCCAAATAACAGCAGTACTATTTATCAGCCATTTGATTGAAACCAAAAGTTTCTTCAAATGGCTTTTACTATTTATAAAATATGCAAGAAAACGTTATTAACGATAGATTAACATATTAAATGTACGAATTGAACCTCAATTTATTGACATTTGCAAAATCAAAACCAAAACGATGATTTTTAAGAAATTTATTTCCATTCCCCTGCTCCTATTGATTTCTTTTACTGTTTTTTCGCAAGAAAAGAACAATAGCGACTCTAACAAACAAAAATTCACAATTAGCGGAACCATTTCGGATACCAAAAGCAACGAAACTCTAATTGGAGTAAACGTAGCTGTCCCTGAATTAAAAATAGCCACTACCACCAATGAATATGGGTTTTATTCAATCACCCTGCCAAAAGGAGAATATGAAATCAGCATTAGTTATGTTGGTTTTGAAAGTATATCAGAAAAAATCTCATTAGTTAAAAACACAAAAAAAAGTTATTCTCTTAGTGAATCTGGGCAGGAGCTGAAAGAAGTAGTAATTAGTACCGAAAAAAATACTGCCAACATTAGAAAACCAGAAATGAGCGTTAACAAACTGTCTATTTCGGCAATTAAAAAAATGCCTGTTGTTATGGGAGAAGTAGATGTTATCAAATCTATTTTGTTTCTGCCGGGTGTTACTAATGCAGGTGAAGGCCAGTCTGGATTTAATGTTCGTGGCGGTGGTGCCGATCAAAATTTAATTCTCTTAGACGAAGCCACTATTTTTAATTCCTCTCACGTTTTTGGTTTTTTCTCTGTTTTCAATCCTGACGCTATCAAGGATTTAAAATTATACAAAGGCGGAATTCCTTCTAAATATGGAGGAAGAGCATCATCGGTTTTGGACATTTATCAAAAAGATGGAAACAGTAATGATTTCCACATGAATGGAGGAATTGGATTAATTACCAGCCGAATTCTTGCTGAAGGTCCAATCGTAAAAGACAAAGGATCATTTCTGGTTGGAGGCCGTGCTTCTTACGCGCATCTCTTTCTAAAATTAGCCAATAATGACAACTCAGCTTATTTTTATGATTTAAATACTAAGCTTAACTATAAATTCGACCCAAACAACAGTTTATATCTTTCTGGGTATTTTGGCCGGGATGTATTTTCTTTAAACGAAACTTTTGCCAATACATATGGTAATGCAACATTAAACCTAAGATGGAATCATCTTTTCAGCGAAAAATTATTTTCTAACTTATCGTTTATCTACAGCAATTACTATTATGGATTAACACTTGATTTTCTTGGATTTAATTGGGATTCCGGAATCAAAAATTACAATCTGAAATACGATTTCAAACATTATATATCCAATAATATAAAACTAAACTACGGATTCAACTCCACCTACTACAACTTCAATCCGGGAACAATAGATCCTAGCAGTCCCGATTCTACCATCAACTTTAAGCAGTTAGAAAAAAAATACGCTTTTGAAAATGGAATTTACGCAGAAGCGGAACAGATTCTAACTGATAAACTTGCCATCAATTATGGTGCCCGTTTCAGTATTTTTAACAGACTCGGAAATTCCACTGTCAATCAATACGAGAATAACCAGCCGGTAGCTTACGATTCAGATTTAAAAATTTATGAAAAAGCAACACCTATCGGAACTACTTCATACAAAAAGAATCAATCTATAGCTACTTACAATTATTTCGAACCACGCCTTTCGGCAGCATACGAATTAAACAAAAACCAATCGGTAAAAGCAAGTTATAACCGCATGGTACAGTACCTGCAGTTGGTTTCTAACACTGCTTCCCCAACCCCGCTCGATGTCTGGACACCAAGTGATAATTACATCAAACCTCAGATTGCCGACCAAGTAGCTATTGGCTATTTCAATAATTTTAAAGATAATTTATACACCTTAGAATTAGAAAGTTTCTATAAAAAAATTAAAAACAGAATGGATTATATTGACGGAGCCGATTTAGTTGCCAATGAAGCCATCGAACAGGTAATCCTTAACGGAGAAATGCGCTCCTATGGTTTAGAAGTATTACTGCGAAAAAATTCAGGAAAGTTAAATGGCTGGATTGCCTACACAATTTCCAAATCACAGCAGAGAACTCCAGGAAGAACCTCGGACGAAATTGGAATCAACAATGGCCAATGGTACCGTTCAGCTTATGACAAACTTCACAACATAGCTGCAACGGCAAATTACACTTTAAATCAAAAATGGAATTTTGGCGGTAATTTTACCTTACAGTCTGGACAGCCTACAAACTTTCCAAACGGACAATATGTTTACCAAGGCATTACGATACCAAGCTATGGAGAGCGAAACAGAAACAGCCTTCCTATCTATCATCACTTAGATATTTCGGCGACTTACATTCCAAAACCATACAAAAATAAAGGCTGGCAGGGCGAATGGGTTTTTAGCATCTATAATATTTACAACCGAAAAAATGCCGCTTCAATCAGCTTTAGAGAAAACGCAGATACTGGTGCAAACGAAGCTGTAAAACTATCTATTTTTGGAGCTGTTCCTTCAGTTTCTTATAACTTTAAATTTTAACACGATGAAAAACATTAAACTATACATAACCCTTTTAATAGCTTCATTATCAATAATCAGCTGCGAAGATGTAGTCAATGTAGATTTAGAAACTGCCGCGCCAAAATTAGTTATAGATGCTTCTATCAAATGGGAAAAAGAAACAACGGGAAATGTCCAGAAAATCAAATTAACAACCACAACCGATTATTATTCTACAACAATCCCAGCTGCCACAGGAGCTGTAGTCACAGTAACCAACACTACAATGAGTACACCTGCCGTTTTCCAATTCATCGAAGACGGACAGACCGGAGAATACACTTGCAATAATTTCAAGCCGGTTATCGGAAATGAGTATGCCCTTAACATAACCTACAAAGGACAGACATTTACTTCAAGCTCTACTTTTATGGCCAGTCCTGTCATTACAGAAACTGAGCAGGCTTTAAAACCAGGAATCGAAGGTAAAGACGTATATGAAATCAAATTCTATTTTCAGGACAATGGATCCGAAGAGAATTTTTACCTGATAGGTGCAAAAAACAAAAATATTGCTTATCCTGAATACGGTGTTATTAACGACGAATTTTATCAAGGCAATCAAATGTTTGCATTCTACAGAGACGATAAACTCAAAAAAGGTGACGAAATTCAGTTCAGCCTGCAGGGAATCACCGAAAAATACAGCAATTACATGAGTAAACTACTCAGCATTGCGGGCAGTGATACCGGCAGTCCATTTGCCACTGCACCGGCAACCCTGAGAGGAAATATCGTAAACAAAACCAATCCCGATGATTATCCGTTAGGCTTCTTCCATCTCGGCGAAATAGATTCAGACACTTATACAATTCAGTAGCTGATCCAGCTATCCATTTAAGACTGAAGATTAACAATTTTAGATTTTAGATATTTCATAACTTTACAGAAAATCTAGGTAGAATTCAAAAAATCTATATTCTATATTCTGAAATCAAAAATCTGCATTCTAAAATCTAAAATCAAATGTCCTCACACCATATCGTCCGCGACGACCAAGAACCCGCTTTGATAATTGCCAACGGAGCCGCCTGCCATCCCGAGTTACTGGGACAGCTGCTTGAATGGTCTCCACTGGTAATTGTACTCGACTCTGCTATTGAGCGCGTTATGGAACTGGGCATAAAAGTAGATGTGTTGTTGGGTGATTTTGACAGGGGATTTGACCCCGAGTACTATAAAGAAAAGCAGTTTCCGCTGGAAATTGTCTACACTCCAGATCAAACCAAAACCGATTTAGAAAAAGCGCTGGATTATTTAATCGAAAGAAAAATTCCAGCTGTAAACATTATTTGGGCCACTGGCAGAAGAGCCGATCACACTATTACCAATCTTACCAATATTGTCCGTTATCGCAATCTGATTAAAATTGTCATACTCGACGACCATTCCAAAATATTTTTGCTACCCAGCAAATTCGAAAAATGGTACACCGCCGGAACGCCAATTTCGTTAATTCCTATTGGAACTGCAAACGGAATATATTCTGAAAACCTGGTTTATCAATTGGAAAATGACACTCTGACCATGGGATACAGAACCGGAAGCAGTAATGCCGTTGCCAATGACGGAATTGTTACCATCAGCCACACTGATGGCGATTTACTATTGATGGAATGTTTTGATTAGAATCATTTCATAATTTGTAATAAAAGTAGTGTTTTTTTATATATTTGTTAGGTATCACCTAAAAAGCAGTGAAAATGTAAAAGATTACAGTAAGTTTCAACAGATGGCATCTAATAAAAAGAACATTAACAAAATGGCAGAATATACATTACCATATTTTGGAAAATTACTAACAGAAAAATTAAAAGAATATTATGATGTTGACATTGAATTCAACGGAAACAAAATTCAGATAGACCTAAATTTTGAAGACAAAACTATTGATTCATCAACAATGAATAAAGTAAAAAACTTTATTGGTGATATTGATAAATTTGACAAGCTAAATAAAATATACATTCGTAATGACTACAATGACGAAGATGGTGACACGATAAAATTTTATTTAGAACATCATCTTGAAGAAATTAGTAAAGATGATATTTCAATACTTATAAACCTGAACTCGATTAATAATTTTGGTTGAAAATTTTGTAGAAAAAGGTAAAATTTAGTATATTTAAATTTCTGACAATTAAATATTTAACTAAACTCTACCTTATGATTTGTTTTGATAAAATTACAGATATTTTTTCTATTGTTGATGAATTTTGCAAAGATTTTGATAAAACCACACAGTCTTTTCTGCTAGGAAAACCTTCCAAACGTCCTTCGATTATGTCAAAATCAGAAGTAATTACAATTTATTTACTTTTTCATTTGAGTGGTTTTCGCTGTTTCAAGCATTATTACATTTTTTATGTCCAAAAGCATATGCAAAATGAATTTCCTAATACAGTTTCTTATAATCGCTTTTTAGAACTAATGCAAAGTGTTCTTTTGCCAATGACAATTTTTGCCAAAACCTGTTGCTTAGGCAATTGCACAGGCATTTCGTTTGTAGACTCAACACCAATTAGAGTTTGTAAAAACAAACGAATCAGTAGAAACAAAGTTTTTAAAGGTATTGCCACTACAGGGAAATCTACAATGGGCTGGTTTCATGGGTTTAAACTCCACATCATCATTAATGACAAAGGAGAATTGTTAAGTTTTGCTGTAACTCAAGCCAACGTAGATGATAGAGAGCCACTGAAAAATGAGGGCTTTTTGAATGCTATTTTCGGAAAACTATTTGGTGATAAAGGATATATAAGCGAGAAACTCTCTCAATTATTATTTGTTGATGGAATCCAATTAATTACAAGTATTCGAAATA of Flavobacterium marginilacus contains these proteins:
- a CDS encoding TonB-dependent receptor, producing the protein MIFKKFISIPLLLLISFTVFSQEKNNSDSNKQKFTISGTISDTKSNETLIGVNVAVPELKIATTTNEYGFYSITLPKGEYEISISYVGFESISEKISLVKNTKKSYSLSESGQELKEVVISTEKNTANIRKPEMSVNKLSISAIKKMPVVMGEVDVIKSILFLPGVTNAGEGQSGFNVRGGGADQNLILLDEATIFNSSHVFGFFSVFNPDAIKDLKLYKGGIPSKYGGRASSVLDIYQKDGNSNDFHMNGGIGLITSRILAEGPIVKDKGSFLVGGRASYAHLFLKLANNDNSAYFYDLNTKLNYKFDPNNSLYLSGYFGRDVFSLNETFANTYGNATLNLRWNHLFSEKLFSNLSFIYSNYYYGLTLDFLGFNWDSGIKNYNLKYDFKHYISNNIKLNYGFNSTYYNFNPGTIDPSSPDSTINFKQLEKKYAFENGIYAEAEQILTDKLAINYGARFSIFNRLGNSTVNQYENNQPVAYDSDLKIYEKATPIGTTSYKKNQSIATYNYFEPRLSAAYELNKNQSVKASYNRMVQYLQLVSNTASPTPLDVWTPSDNYIKPQIADQVAIGYFNNFKDNLYTLELESFYKKIKNRMDYIDGADLVANEAIEQVILNGEMRSYGLEVLLRKNSGKLNGWIAYTISKSQQRTPGRTSDEIGINNGQWYRSAYDKLHNIAATANYTLNQKWNFGGNFTLQSGQPTNFPNGQYVYQGITIPSYGERNRNSLPIYHHLDISATYIPKPYKNKGWQGEWVFSIYNIYNRKNAASISFRENADTGANEAVKLSIFGAVPSVSYNFKF
- a CDS encoding DUF4249 family protein, with the translated sequence MKNIKLYITLLIASLSIISCEDVVNVDLETAAPKLVIDASIKWEKETTGNVQKIKLTTTTDYYSTTIPAATGAVVTVTNTTMSTPAVFQFIEDGQTGEYTCNNFKPVIGNEYALNITYKGQTFTSSSTFMASPVITETEQALKPGIEGKDVYEIKFYFQDNGSEENFYLIGAKNKNIAYPEYGVINDEFYQGNQMFAFYRDDKLKKGDEIQFSLQGITEKYSNYMSKLLSIAGSDTGSPFATAPATLRGNIVNKTNPDDYPLGFFHLGEIDSDTYTIQ
- a CDS encoding IS982 family transposase, with protein sequence MICFDKITDIFSIVDEFCKDFDKTTQSFLLGKPSKRPSIMSKSEVITIYLLFHLSGFRCFKHYYIFYVQKHMQNEFPNTVSYNRFLELMQSVLLPMTIFAKTCCLGNCTGISFVDSTPIRVCKNKRISRNKVFKGIATTGKSTMGWFHGFKLHIIINDKGELLSFAVTQANVDDREPLKNEGFLNAIFGKLFGDKGYISEKLSQLLFVDGIQLITSIRNNMKNSLMEMSDKILLRKRSIIETVNDELKNICQVEHSRHRSFTNFLSNLIAGIIAYNFLPKKPSLKYETIKTNQLAVFY
- a CDS encoding thiamine diphosphokinase, whose product is MSSHHIVRDDQEPALIIANGAACHPELLGQLLEWSPLVIVLDSAIERVMELGIKVDVLLGDFDRGFDPEYYKEKQFPLEIVYTPDQTKTDLEKALDYLIERKIPAVNIIWATGRRADHTITNLTNIVRYRNLIKIVILDDHSKIFLLPSKFEKWYTAGTPISLIPIGTANGIYSENLVYQLENDTLTMGYRTGSSNAVANDGIVTISHTDGDLLLMECFD
- a CDS encoding MFS transporter, producing MKQKNTQTIPFTSYQKLAVFLLAITQFTVILDFMVMSPMGDILMKSLSLKPAHFGLVVSAYAFSAGISGLLTAGFADKFDRKKLLLFFYAGFIAGTILCGIVTTYPLLVAARIITGLFGGVIGSISMAIVADLFTLQQRGRVMGFIQMGFGASQILGIPIGLYIANAWGWHAPFLWVAGMAGIVALIIAVKLKPIIKHLEIQSDKSAFKHLLHTISKKDYRVGFTATALLSIGGFMMMPFGSAFAINNLHITENQLPMIFMIAGIATLVVMPLIGKISDRIDKYKIFAFGSIWTIVMITIYTNLGVTPFAIVAVMNVLMMMGIMGRMVPSTALVTAIPEMQDRGAFMSINSSLQQIAGGIAAAFAGTIVVQKDKWSPLEHYDTLGIIIVCISVISIILMYRVDKLGKKRAKEKTEDFFTVSEI
- a CDS encoding alpha/beta hydrolase; translated protein: MKINSPLILIFTVLITLSCSKNDDTPTTPANIDDDLAGPISRPQSGYGSDGTYTVAKISFPSPLYSGKNVEIFYPKGITAPRPTIFYSHPFGGEESSYNIGLYEFIAKKGYVVVFAPYPTTGVTVDERYSTLWESFKKAVTNYPNIIDTSKVGFMGHSFGGGASFALAHKAFINEGWGQNGRFIFTMAQWYAHQITQEDLQNFPANTKLITQVYDDDVTNDHRLAIDIFKNIAIPDSEKDFILIKKSVLSSYTYTAEHNLPNTQSAYDAYDYYGIYRLLDALIDYSFNGSAAGKKTALGNGSAEQITMPSYNGQALSPLEVTDNPTALYPQSKYLFPCNNANNPRIANCK